The Mus musculus strain C57BL/6J chromosome 2, GRCm38.p6 C57BL/6J genome has a window encoding:
- the Olfr1057 gene encoding olfactory receptor 1057: MATGNLTHVTEFILMGVSDRPELQVPLFFLFLVIYLLTAAGNLGIITLTSVDSRLQTPMYFFLRHLAIINFGNSTVIAPKMLVNFLVSKKTTLYYECATQLGGFLVFIVAEIFMLAVMAYDRYVAICNPLLYMVVVSRRVCLLLVFLTYLFSFVTAIVVTPCVFSVSYCSSNVINHFYCDNVPLLALSCSDTHLPETVVFFFSATNLFFSMIIVLISYFNIILAILRIRSSEGRKKAFSTCASHMMAVTVFYGTLLFMYLQPRTNHSLDTDKMASVFYTLIIPMLNPVIYSLRNKDVKCALKEFLKNPCKRFNLI; encoded by the coding sequence ATGGCAACAGGGAATCTCACTCATGTCACGGAGTTCATACTCATGGGGGTATCTGACCGTCCAGAACTGCAGGttccacttttctttctcttcttggtcATCTACCTTCTGACAGCAGCAGGGAACCTGGGCATCATCACCCTGACCTCCGTGGACTCACGCCTGCAAactcccatgtacttcttcctcagaCACCTGGCGATCATCAACTTTGGCAACTCCACTGTCATTGCTCCTAAAATGCTGGTCAACTTCTTAGTCAGTAAGAAAACCACCTTATACTACGAATGTGCCACGCAGCTTGGAGGATTCCTGGTTTTCATTGTAGCAGAGATCTTTATGCTGGCtgtgatggcctatgaccgctatgtcgCCATCTGCAACCCACTGCTCTACATGGTGGTGGTGTCTCGACGGGTCTGCCTTCTGCTGGTGTTTCTCACTTACCTCTTTAGCTTTGTCACAGCCATTGTTGTGACACCTTGTGTGTTCTCTGTTTCTTATTGCTCTTCCAATGTAATCAACCACTTTTACTGTGATAATGTCCCTCTGTTAGCTCTGTCCTGCTCTGACACTCACCTTCCAGAAactgttgtattttttttctcagcgACAAACTTGTTTTTCTCTATGATTATTGTACTTATATCCtatttcaacataatacttgCAATTTTGAGGATCCGTTCatctgaaggaaggaagaaagccttCTCTACTTGTGCTTCTCACATGATGGCTGTCACTGTGTTCTATGGCACACTTCTCTTCATGTATCTACAACCACGGACTAATCACTCCTTAGACACTGACAAGATGGCTTCTGTGTTCTACACCCTAATAATTCCAATGTTGAACCCTGTCATCTATAGCTTGAGAAACAAGGATGTAAAGTGTGCATTGAAAGAATTCCTAAAAAATCCATGCAAACGATTCAAtcttatatga
- the Olfr1058 gene encoding olfactory receptor 1058, which yields MENHNLTMVTEFILMGITACPELQPPLFVLFLIIYLISLIGNLGMIILTLVDSRLQTPMYFFLRHLSTTDLGYTTAVGPKMLQNFLVDQNTISFHLCAIQLSFFSMFIACEIYILSAMSYDRYVAICKPLFYMVIMSKRLCLVLVVIPYVYCTIVALLITIKIFTLSFCGSNVISHFYCDSLPLLSLVCSNTQEIEVILLYLSAFNLISSLLLVLVSYLLILIAIIRMHSAEGRRKAFSTCGSHLTMVTVFYGTLIFMYMQPKSSHSFDTDKVASIFYTMVIPMLNPLIYSLRNKDVKDALHRTLKKIHGFLLKLT from the coding sequence ATGGAGAACCATAACCTCACAATGGTGACTGAATTCATCCTGATGGGCATCACTGCCTGCCCTGAACTGCAGCCTCCATTATTTGTACTTTTCCTCATAATCTATCTGATATCTCTGATTGGCAACTTGGGCATGATCATCCTTACCTTGGTGGACTCCAGACTACAAACACCCATGTACTTTTTTCTCAGACACCTCTCTACTACAGACCTTGGTTATACAACAGCTGTGGGACCAAAAATGTTACAAAATTTTCTTGTAGATCAAAATACAATATCATTTCATCTTTGTGCGATCCAGTTGTCTTTCTTTAGTATGTTCATTGCTTGTGAAATTTATATTCTGTCTGCAAtgtcctatgaccgctatgtggctatCTGTAAGCCTCTGTTCTATATGGTCATCATGTCAAAAAGACTATGCTTGGTGCTTGTAGTAATCCCTTATGTCTACTGTACAATTGTGGCTCTTTTAATCACAATTAAGATTTTCACTTTGTCTTTCTGTGGCTCCAATGTCATTAGTCATTTCTACTGTGACAGTCTTCCTTTGTTATCTTTGGTCTGCTCAAATACACAAGAAATTGAGGTGATATTGTTGTACTTATCAGCTTTTAATTTGATTTCCTCTCTTCTGCTTGTTCTTGTGTCCTACCTGCTCATTCTCATAGCTATTATCAGGATGCACTCTGCTGAGGGCAGGCGCAAGGCTTTCTCTACCTGTGGGTCCCACCTGACAATGGTCACTGTCTTCTATGGGACTTtgatatttatgtatatgcagCCCAAATCCAGTCATTCCTTTGATACTGATAAAGTGGCTTCAATATTTTATACCATGGTTATCCCCATGTTGAATCCCTTGATCTACAGCTTGAGAAATAAAGATGTAAAAGATGCTCTCCATAGAACATTGAAAAAAATACAtggttttcttttgaaattgACATAG